A stretch of Candidatus Manganitrophaceae bacterium DNA encodes these proteins:
- the ybgF gene encoding tol-pal system protein YbgF, producing MMRFDLLGSGGWRGMVLFLSLAGCALQSSVVEMESDIDTVRRHQRELQGRLERIEKTPPSASSSASGGKMPADLMVRVDGLGGDLQALNGRVDEGNHLLSALAKRMEDQTFRTEELLSRLDALEARVQALEKGAPVKAPDPSEGKSILPGKSIDPKSRGASLTPTEAYNLAYNDYLKGNYDLAIIGFQNFTQQYPASGLIPQALYWTGESHYNKKAFNKAIESFEQIVQQYPKSEKAPNALLKEGYAYIELGDRIKGRLYLKKVIEQFPNSNESNLAKDRLAGLR from the coding sequence ATGATGCGTTTTGATCTCTTGGGAAGCGGGGGATGGAGGGGGATGGTCCTCTTTCTCTCCTTGGCGGGGTGTGCGCTCCAGTCGAGCGTTGTCGAGATGGAGAGCGACATCGATACGGTGCGGCGACATCAGCGGGAGCTTCAAGGCCGACTGGAGCGGATTGAAAAAACGCCCCCGTCGGCTTCGTCGTCGGCATCGGGTGGGAAGATGCCGGCCGACCTGATGGTCCGCGTCGACGGCCTCGGCGGCGACCTGCAGGCATTGAACGGCCGGGTCGATGAGGGGAATCATCTCCTCTCCGCGCTCGCCAAGCGGATGGAGGATCAAACGTTCCGAACCGAAGAGCTGTTGAGCCGGCTCGATGCCCTGGAAGCCCGGGTGCAGGCGCTGGAGAAGGGGGCGCCGGTCAAGGCCCCCGACCCTTCCGAAGGGAAGTCGATCTTGCCGGGGAAGAGCATCGATCCCAAATCAAGGGGGGCCTCCCTCACCCCGACCGAAGCCTACAATCTCGCCTACAACGACTATCTCAAGGGAAATTACGACCTTGCGATCATCGGATTTCAAAACTTTACACAGCAGTATCCCGCTTCGGGTCTGATTCCCCAGGCGCTCTATTGGACGGGGGAGAGCCATTACAATAAAAAAGCGTTCAATAAAGCGATTGAGTCGTTCGAGCAGATCGTCCAGCAATACCCGAAGAGCGAGAAGGCGCCGAACGCCCTGCTGAAAGAGGGGTACGCCTATATTGAGCTGGGAGACCGGATCAAGGGGCGTCTTTATTTGAAAAAGGTGATCGAGCAGTTCCCCAACTCCAACGAATCGAACCTTGCAAAAGATCGGCTCGCCGGCCTAAGATAG
- a CDS encoding heavy metal sensor histidine kinase yields MFSKAEFQGWAWPVSIRGRLALWYGTILAGVFLFVGVILYFYFSKTLHADFDRSLRSTAEALAHASTDRQSVLPELDIESLLQQLDNPDLSTGFFQLFDPLGRSGARSRNLSKRPYSLTEPALSNAAQGRFTYETFLDPERGKIRWITYPVIQNGRLVNILQVGGSLKNLESVLSRLRLLLLGIFPATLLVVVAGGWLLTRRALQPVDAMAQVARQITAGDLSRRIPIHAGHDELGRLAETFNAMIAQLEESIQRLRQFSADASHELRTPLTILKGETELALRQARTMEEYQMTLASSLEEIDRISRIVEELFLLSKADLGEARLERKPVALAPLFRETLGQMELLAKEKEISLRFDCREEAVVTGDSDRLRELLLNLIENAIRYTPREGRIVVTLSREGAHARVAVADTGIGIPNEDLTKIFDRFYRADAAREIHPKGSGLGLSISRWIVYAHGGTIQVDSTPGLGTLFTLRFPLRND; encoded by the coding sequence ATGTTCTCAAAAGCTGAATTCCAAGGATGGGCTTGGCCGGTCTCGATCCGGGGGCGGCTCGCCCTTTGGTACGGCACCATCTTGGCGGGGGTCTTCCTCTTCGTCGGCGTGATCCTCTATTTTTATTTCTCGAAGACGCTGCATGCCGATTTTGATCGCTCGCTTCGATCGACCGCAGAGGCGCTCGCGCATGCCTCGACCGATCGGCAGTCGGTTCTTCCGGAACTCGACATCGAGAGCCTCCTGCAACAGCTCGACAACCCCGATCTCTCCACCGGCTTCTTCCAGCTCTTCGATCCGCTCGGCCGATCCGGCGCCCGCTCCCGGAATCTCTCCAAGCGGCCCTATTCGTTGACCGAGCCGGCGCTCAGCAATGCGGCTCAAGGCCGATTCACCTATGAAACGTTCCTCGACCCCGAGCGGGGGAAAATCCGCTGGATCACCTACCCGGTCATTCAAAACGGGCGGCTGGTCAATATCCTTCAGGTCGGCGGCTCGCTGAAGAATCTCGAATCGGTATTAAGCCGCCTGCGGCTGCTTCTCCTCGGGATTTTCCCCGCCACCCTTCTGGTGGTGGTGGCCGGCGGCTGGCTCTTGACCCGCCGGGCGCTGCAGCCGGTCGATGCGATGGCCCAAGTCGCCCGCCAGATCACGGCCGGCGATCTCTCCCGCCGCATTCCGATCCACGCCGGGCACGATGAGCTCGGCCGCCTGGCCGAAACGTTCAACGCCATGATCGCGCAATTGGAAGAGTCGATTCAGCGGCTCCGCCAATTTTCGGCCGACGCCTCCCATGAGCTTCGCACCCCGCTGACGATCCTAAAAGGGGAGACCGAGCTGGCGCTGCGCCAGGCCCGGACGATGGAAGAATATCAGATGACCCTCGCCAGCTCGCTGGAGGAGATCGACCGGATCTCCCGGATCGTCGAAGAGCTCTTCCTCCTCTCGAAGGCCGACTTGGGAGAGGCCCGTCTGGAGAGAAAGCCGGTCGCGCTGGCGCCCCTCTTTCGCGAAACGCTTGGGCAGATGGAGCTGCTCGCAAAAGAAAAAGAGATCTCGCTCCGCTTCGACTGCCGTGAAGAGGCGGTCGTCACCGGGGACTCCGACCGGCTTCGGGAGCTGCTGCTCAATCTGATCGAGAACGCCATCCGCTATACGCCACGGGAAGGGCGGATCGTCGTCACCCTCTCGCGGGAGGGAGCGCACGCGCGGGTCGCCGTTGCCGACACTGGAATCGGGATCCCAAACGAGGATCTCACGAAAATCTTTGACCGCTTCTATCGCGCCGACGCCGCGCGCGAGATCCACCCCAAAGGGAGCGGCCTGGGGCTCTCGATCTCTCGGTGGATCGTCTATGCCCATGGCGGAACGATCCAGGTCGACAGCACCCCCGGCCTCGGAACCCTCTTTACCCTTCGTTTTCCCCTCCGAAACGATTAG
- a CDS encoding TonB family protein gives MAARWSSDWESGNGIAFRRTEGLSRMVALSVFCHLAFFSLVAFGRIFWGGSPSLQSYQVTLVSPTSNAPSAPAAPPSLPQAPTPRPPAAAPARPAPPPAPVVKAPATKGLPPPPMKPDPERLQEWWKKKVGSIKIPPVSPKSAPAPAKEMPKRPMISPIPTESQPLTTSKEESPVTPAPAAPAAPAPTQEASASAVVAAAGAALNPSLFKFPYYLRSIQNKISENWAPPHHEEQTEAVIRFSVTRSGRIELPEVEKSSGNSQFDQAALRAVYNANPLPPLPEGLTEDPLKVHFSFTLQRGS, from the coding sequence ATGGCAGCGCGTTGGAGTTCCGACTGGGAGTCTGGAAATGGAATCGCTTTCCGTCGGACAGAGGGGCTTTCCCGAATGGTGGCCCTCTCCGTCTTCTGTCATCTCGCCTTTTTTTCTTTGGTCGCCTTCGGCCGCATTTTTTGGGGCGGGTCGCCCTCCCTTCAGAGTTATCAAGTGACCCTGGTCTCTCCGACATCGAACGCTCCTTCGGCTCCCGCCGCGCCCCCGTCGCTTCCACAAGCGCCGACCCCGCGGCCTCCGGCGGCCGCACCGGCGCGACCGGCTCCGCCGCCGGCGCCGGTCGTGAAGGCGCCTGCCACAAAGGGATTGCCTCCGCCTCCGATGAAGCCCGATCCGGAGCGGCTACAAGAATGGTGGAAAAAAAAAGTAGGATCGATTAAAATACCTCCGGTTTCGCCGAAGAGCGCTCCGGCGCCGGCGAAGGAGATGCCGAAACGTCCAATGATATCCCCGATCCCAACCGAATCGCAACCGCTTACCACCTCGAAGGAAGAGAGTCCCGTGACGCCCGCTCCCGCAGCCCCGGCCGCCCCGGCGCCGACGCAGGAAGCGTCGGCCTCCGCCGTCGTTGCCGCCGCTGGAGCGGCGTTGAATCCATCGCTCTTTAAATTTCCTTATTATCTGCGAAGCATTCAGAACAAAATAAGCGAAAATTGGGCCCCCCCCCATCATGAAGAACAGACAGAAGCGGTCATCCGATTCAGCGTCACCCGGAGCGGTCGAATTGAGCTCCCGGAAGTTGAGAAAAGCTCGGGCAACAGCCAGTTTGATCAGGCGGCGCTGCGCGCGGTCTACAACGCCAATCCGCTGCCGCCGCTTCCCGAAGGGCTTACGGAAGACCCGCTGAAGGTTCATTTCAGCTTCACTCTTCAGAGGGGTTCGTAA
- a CDS encoding CBS domain-containing protein: MKVKTREIGQLRLGKPRFAREYDSAFDIAAELLDSGHTAIPIVTREGRVVGMVGEQELLRVLPGPRRLEEIKAKEIMARVPVVTEELSLADASKTLEDAHLQRLPVVREGILIGTITRRDLLRAGLGWGTGEWE; encoded by the coding sequence ATGAAGGTTAAAACTCGGGAAATCGGGCAACTTCGGCTGGGAAAACCGCGTTTCGCCCGCGAGTACGATTCGGCGTTTGATATCGCTGCCGAGCTCCTCGACAGCGGCCACACCGCCATCCCCATTGTCACCCGGGAGGGCCGGGTGGTCGGGATGGTCGGAGAGCAGGAGTTGTTGCGGGTGCTGCCGGGCCCGCGCCGGCTGGAGGAGATCAAGGCCAAGGAGATCATGGCCCGTGTGCCGGTGGTGACAGAGGAATTATCCCTTGCAGATGCGAGCAAGACGTTGGAGGATGCACACCTTCAGCGGCTGCCAGTTGTCCGAGAGGGGATTTTGATCGGAACGATCACCCGACGGGATCTCCTGCGCGCAGGATTGGGCTGGGGAACGGGGGAGTGGGAGTAA
- a CDS encoding MotA/TolQ/ExbB proton channel family protein: MVVIYQAAMDKMRPYLEGSGESLSPSLDGNRPMILAGLQRTLQSGIQDEMAHQERYLHLLATVGNTAPFVGLFGTVWGIIDSFQEIGRQGNANIASVAPGVSEALIATAAGLFVAIPSVIAYNIFVNKLRKMEVQLEVFASELTSLVEEKMFHLTESGRKVR; encoded by the coding sequence ATGGTGGTCATTTATCAGGCGGCGATGGATAAGATGCGGCCTTATCTTGAAGGGAGCGGGGAGTCGCTCTCCCCCTCGCTCGATGGGAACCGTCCGATGATTTTGGCCGGCCTTCAGCGCACCCTCCAGAGCGGCATCCAGGACGAAATGGCCCATCAGGAGCGCTACCTTCATCTGCTTGCAACGGTGGGGAACACCGCTCCCTTCGTTGGGCTGTTTGGAACCGTCTGGGGAATCATCGACTCCTTTCAGGAAATCGGCCGGCAGGGAAATGCGAACATCGCTTCGGTGGCGCCGGGGGTGTCGGAGGCGTTGATCGCCACGGCGGCGGGCCTCTTTGTGGCGATTCCCTCGGTGATCGCCTATAATATCTTCGTTAATAAACTCCGTAAAATGGAAGTCCAGTTGGAAGTCTTCGCGTCGGAGCTCACCTCGTTGGTGGAGGAGAAGATGTTCCACCTCACAGAGAGCGGCCGGAAGGTGAGATAG
- a CDS encoding response regulator transcription factor: MRFLVVEDEEKVARFVRRALEEESYAVDVIGDGESAIDQIEVVPYDLILLDLTLPKKGGLEVLQWLRQKGYKIPVLVLTARTAVGDRVKGLDLGADDYLVKPFAIEELLARIRALLRRGGAVASLLQADDLTLDPVSHDVRRAGQKIELTTKEYALLEYFLRNPNRVLTRSMISEHVWDIHFDTFTNVIDVYVNYLRNKIDRGFKRPLIQTVRGVGYVLKS, from the coding sequence ATGCGCTTTTTAGTAGTGGAAGATGAGGAGAAGGTCGCCCGGTTCGTCCGCCGGGCACTTGAAGAAGAGAGCTATGCCGTCGATGTGATCGGCGACGGGGAGTCGGCGATCGATCAGATTGAGGTCGTCCCCTATGACCTGATCCTCCTCGACCTCACCCTTCCGAAAAAAGGGGGGCTCGAGGTGCTTCAATGGCTGCGGCAAAAGGGATACAAGATTCCGGTGCTGGTCCTCACCGCCCGGACGGCGGTCGGCGATCGGGTGAAGGGACTCGACCTCGGCGCCGACGACTATCTGGTGAAGCCGTTTGCAATCGAAGAGCTCCTCGCCCGCATCCGCGCGCTCCTCCGCAGAGGGGGCGCCGTCGCGTCTTTGCTTCAGGCGGACGACCTGACCCTCGATCCGGTCTCCCACGATGTCCGCCGGGCCGGACAAAAAATCGAACTGACCACCAAGGAATATGCCCTTCTCGAATACTTCCTTCGCAACCCGAACCGGGTCTTGACCCGGTCGATGATCTCGGAGCATGTCTGGGACATTCACTTCGACACCTTTACGAATGTCATCGATGTCTATGTCAATTACCTTCGGAACAAGATCGACCGCGGCTTTAAGCGCCCGCTGATTCAAACCGTTCGTGGAGTCGGCTATGTTCTCAAAAGCTGA
- the tolB gene encoding Tol-Pal system beta propeller repeat protein TolB, with protein MSGYAADVFIGTTRSGYEKIPLIISPFQGEGENAEQILVAETVLQADLERSQFFKVVERTKILPASGMTGAPDAKTIAKAATEGIQVMAWAKLTAKGEEWVLESYAYETAKGEQVVAVRMTGDRKSIRAMAHRFSDKLVSYFTGEPGIAQTKLAYVSDSSGRKEVYLMDYDGANEMRITGDRGIVVSPRWSFDAGIISYTSYREGNPDIYFLDLNTGRRQRMVSFPGLNLSAVWSPKGDRVAFAATKDGNSEIYTMRPDGGDIRRITFNGADDLSPSWSPTGRQIAFTSDRGGTPQIYLMDADGSNVHRLTFGGDYNTSPSWSPKGDWIAYACRNAEKRQKICVDSVDGQQSVHLTESGPWDDESPTWALNGRDVAFTSNRTGTNQIYAIHADGTGLIRLTSNGANNTAPAWSPK; from the coding sequence ATGTCCGGGTATGCGGCCGACGTTTTTATCGGAACGACCCGCTCCGGTTATGAGAAGATCCCGTTGATCATCTCTCCTTTCCAGGGAGAGGGAGAGAATGCGGAGCAGATCTTGGTCGCAGAGACGGTCCTTCAGGCCGATCTGGAGCGCTCTCAGTTTTTCAAAGTCGTCGAACGGACCAAGATCCTTCCGGCTTCAGGAATGACCGGCGCGCCCGATGCGAAAACGATCGCCAAGGCGGCGACCGAGGGAATTCAGGTGATGGCGTGGGCCAAGCTGACCGCCAAGGGGGAGGAGTGGGTGTTGGAGAGCTACGCCTACGAGACGGCGAAAGGCGAGCAGGTCGTGGCGGTCCGGATGACCGGCGACCGGAAATCGATTCGTGCGATGGCCCATCGCTTCTCGGACAAGCTCGTCTCCTATTTTACCGGTGAGCCGGGGATCGCCCAAACCAAGCTCGCCTATGTCTCTGACAGCAGCGGTCGGAAGGAAGTCTATCTGATGGACTACGACGGCGCCAACGAGATGCGGATCACCGGAGACCGGGGGATCGTCGTCTCCCCGCGGTGGTCCTTCGATGCCGGCATCATCAGCTATACGTCATACCGGGAAGGAAATCCCGACATCTATTTTCTCGACCTCAACACCGGACGGCGCCAACGGATGGTCTCTTTTCCGGGATTGAACCTCTCGGCCGTCTGGTCGCCGAAGGGGGATCGGGTCGCCTTTGCGGCGACCAAAGACGGCAACTCCGAAATCTATACGATGCGTCCCGACGGGGGAGATATCCGGCGGATCACCTTCAACGGAGCGGATGACCTCTCCCCCTCATGGTCGCCGACCGGACGGCAGATTGCCTTTACCTCCGATCGGGGAGGGACGCCGCAGATCTATCTGATGGATGCAGACGGATCGAATGTGCACCGTCTGACGTTCGGGGGCGACTACAATACCTCGCCCTCCTGGTCTCCCAAGGGGGATTGGATCGCCTACGCTTGCCGGAATGCGGAAAAGCGTCAGAAGATCTGCGTCGACAGCGTCGACGGGCAGCAGTCGGTCCACCTGACGGAGAGCGGTCCCTGGGATGATGAGTCGCCGACCTGGGCGCTCAATGGCCGAGACGTGGCATTTACCTCCAATCGGACCGGAACAAATCAGATCTATGCGATCCATGCCGACGGGACCGGGCTGATCCGGCTGACGTCGAATGGAGCAAATAACACCGCGCCGGCCTGGTCGCCGAAGTGA
- the pal gene encoding peptidoglycan-associated lipoprotein Pal — protein sequence MGRSFSYFAGLFILFAAFVLTGCPKKVSSTEGTAGVGREKPAEPPASTAPIEPPMARPAPPVEEKMPPMAGGDKSGMEGGAPGGESVSALQDIFFDFDQASIRPESRKILEADAQWLTSHPQEKIQIEGHCDERGTEEYNLTLGERRAKSVLNFLVNMGVSPSRLSFISYGEEKPFCSDRSEDCYQKNRRAHFVGGPK from the coding sequence ATGGGGAGGAGCTTTTCATATTTCGCAGGACTGTTTATCTTATTCGCGGCGTTCGTATTAACCGGCTGTCCCAAAAAGGTCTCTTCGACCGAGGGGACGGCGGGCGTCGGCCGAGAAAAACCGGCCGAGCCCCCCGCCTCAACCGCTCCGATCGAGCCGCCGATGGCGCGCCCGGCGCCGCCGGTGGAAGAGAAAATGCCGCCGATGGCGGGAGGAGATAAATCGGGGATGGAGGGGGGAGCGCCGGGGGGCGAGTCGGTCTCCGCGCTTCAAGACATCTTTTTCGATTTTGATCAAGCTTCGATCCGGCCCGAGTCGAGGAAAATCTTGGAGGCCGATGCACAATGGCTGACGAGCCATCCTCAGGAAAAGATCCAGATCGAAGGCCATTGTGATGAGCGGGGAACCGAGGAGTATAACTTAACGCTCGGCGAGCGGCGCGCCAAGTCGGTTCTCAACTTCCTCGTGAATATGGGGGTCAGCCCGTCGCGGCTCTCTTTCATCAGCTACGGGGAGGAGAAGCCGTTCTGCAGCGACAGGTCGGAGGATTGTTACCAGAAGAACCGCCGGGCCCACTTCGTCGGCGGCCCCAAGTAG
- a CDS encoding biopolymer transporter ExbD: MSSSERHRKLMAEINVVPLVDVVLVLLVIFMVTAPLLYRGMDIKLPQAATNTIKADERKVLTIEKNQSVYLDKEEVGMARLEGRLQSLKGASPDVSIYLRADRDVPYGTVVQVMDLIKRAGIDKLGIVTEPLQKDSSSR; the protein is encoded by the coding sequence ATGTCTTCATCCGAGCGCCATCGGAAATTGATGGCCGAGATTAATGTGGTTCCGCTGGTCGACGTGGTGCTCGTGCTGTTGGTCATCTTCATGGTGACCGCGCCGCTCCTGTACCGTGGGATGGATATCAAGCTGCCGCAGGCGGCGACCAACACCATTAAAGCGGATGAGCGGAAGGTTTTAACGATTGAAAAGAACCAATCGGTCTACCTCGATAAGGAAGAGGTCGGAATGGCCCGGCTGGAGGGAAGGCTCCAGTCATTGAAGGGGGCCTCACCCGATGTCTCGATCTACCTTCGCGCCGATCGGGATGTTCCTTATGGGACGGTGGTTCAGGTAATGGATTTAATCAAGCGCGCTGGAATCGACAAGCTCGGCATCGTGACGGAACCGCTTCAGAAGGACTCCTCTTCCCGTTAG
- a CDS encoding DegQ family serine endoprotease codes for MKRIRTILAPTVFLLFGLAVGGFLTSHLHLSSVGQAAEVRRDITPLRAAVPADDLFIEIAKRVTPAVVNISTTRVVKSGEDTPSMPPMFNDPFFKRFFGDRPGERPSPQHPRRSQGLGSGVIVDPSGIIVTNNHVIAQADEVKVLLADKREFKGKVIGSDPKSDLAVVKIDAENLPSMPWGDSNQLQVGEYVLAVGNPFGLNQTVTAGIVSAVGRANVGIADYEDFIQTDAAINPGNSGGALVNRRGELIGINTAIFSQTGGYMGIGFAVPSDMAHTIMDSLVKNGKVVRGWLGVSIQEVSPELAKQFGLKEPKGALIGDVLAGSPAEKAGIQRGDILVAVDNKTIDSPEQLRKRVAAAPVGQKITLTVWRDKKEKEIAVSPGEQPQDVAMAGKDEKGAESSAAFTGLQVRTLTPTLEQRFELPKGLQGVLVDQVEDGSRAEEAGLRPGDVIIEINRKQIRNIGDYEQVVSGFKKEESALLLVHRRGNTLFLSLTA; via the coding sequence ATGAAACGGATTAGAACGATTTTAGCTCCAACTGTTTTTCTTTTATTCGGGTTGGCCGTCGGCGGCTTTCTCACCTCCCATCTCCACCTCTCCTCGGTCGGCCAGGCGGCGGAGGTCCGACGCGACATCACGCCGCTGCGGGCGGCCGTTCCGGCCGATGACCTCTTCATTGAAATTGCAAAGCGGGTCACCCCTGCGGTGGTCAACATTTCAACCACGCGTGTTGTGAAGAGCGGGGAAGACACCCCTTCGATGCCCCCGATGTTTAATGATCCTTTCTTTAAACGCTTCTTCGGCGATCGGCCGGGCGAGCGGCCATCCCCGCAGCACCCCCGGCGGTCGCAGGGGCTCGGCTCCGGCGTGATCGTCGATCCAAGCGGCATCATCGTCACCAACAACCACGTGATCGCGCAGGCCGACGAGGTCAAAGTGCTGCTCGCCGACAAGCGGGAATTCAAAGGCAAGGTGATCGGAAGCGATCCGAAGAGCGACCTGGCGGTTGTGAAAATCGACGCTGAGAATCTTCCATCAATGCCGTGGGGGGATTCGAATCAGCTGCAGGTCGGAGAATATGTCTTGGCGGTCGGCAATCCGTTCGGCCTGAATCAGACGGTGACGGCGGGGATCGTCTCGGCGGTGGGGCGGGCGAACGTCGGCATCGCCGATTATGAAGACTTCATTCAGACCGATGCCGCCATCAACCCCGGCAACTCCGGCGGCGCCCTGGTGAACCGGCGGGGCGAGCTGATCGGAATCAATACCGCCATCTTTAGCCAAACCGGCGGCTACATGGGAATCGGCTTCGCGGTACCAAGCGACATGGCCCATACGATTATGGACAGCTTGGTCAAAAACGGAAAGGTGGTCCGCGGATGGCTCGGCGTGTCGATCCAGGAGGTCAGCCCGGAGCTGGCCAAACAGTTCGGGTTAAAGGAGCCGAAGGGGGCGCTCATCGGGGATGTCCTTGCCGGCAGCCCCGCCGAGAAAGCGGGAATTCAGCGGGGAGACATCCTGGTCGCAGTCGATAACAAAACAATCGACAGCCCGGAACAACTCCGGAAGCGGGTCGCCGCCGCGCCGGTCGGCCAAAAAATCACACTGACCGTCTGGAGAGATAAAAAAGAAAAAGAGATCGCGGTCTCCCCGGGCGAACAGCCTCAGGATGTCGCCATGGCCGGCAAGGATGAAAAGGGGGCGGAATCGAGCGCCGCCTTCACCGGGCTGCAGGTTCGAACCCTCACCCCAACGCTGGAGCAGCGCTTCGAGCTGCCGAAGGGACTTCAAGGGGTGCTGGTCGATCAGGTTGAGGATGGAAGCCGGGCGGAAGAAGCCGGGCTGCGGCCGGGAGACGTGATTATCGAAATCAATCGAAAGCAGATTCGAAATATCGGCGACTATGAGCAGGTCGTCTCGGGATTCAAAAAAGAAGAGAGTGCCCTGCTCCTGGTCCATCGGCGAGGGAACACCCTCTTCTTAAGCTTGACGGCTTAA
- the pal gene encoding peptidoglycan-associated lipoprotein Pal: MKKGSFLFVLVGVGLVFLQGGCAKKITPVSGTATLSDERSAGSLPPPGVNEEKIHEERVQTDHPSSIQENRNEQMAAASEKSDDLLDVFFEYDQAILKEESKANLQKNAKRLTEGRVKIRIEGHADERGTEEYNLTLGERRAQAVKRFLTALGIDKSRIQTISYGEERPFCNQHEENCYKQNRRAHFVVTP, encoded by the coding sequence ATGAAGAAGGGATCATTTCTGTTTGTGTTGGTTGGAGTCGGTTTGGTTTTCTTACAAGGGGGATGCGCCAAGAAGATCACCCCCGTTTCAGGGACGGCGACGCTCAGCGATGAGCGGTCGGCCGGGAGCCTTCCCCCGCCGGGAGTGAATGAGGAAAAAATTCATGAGGAGCGGGTTCAAACCGACCACCCCTCCTCCATTCAAGAGAACCGGAATGAGCAGATGGCGGCCGCCTCCGAGAAGAGCGACGATCTGCTCGATGTCTTCTTCGAATACGACCAGGCGATCTTGAAAGAGGAATCGAAGGCGAACCTTCAGAAAAATGCAAAGCGGTTGACTGAGGGACGGGTTAAGATCCGAATCGAAGGGCATGCCGATGAGCGGGGGACCGAGGAGTATAACTTAACGCTCGGCGAGCGGCGCGCCCAGGCGGTGAAGCGGTTTCTGACCGCGTTGGGGATCGATAAGAGTCGGATTCAGACGATCAGCTATGGCGAGGAGCGGCCTTTCTGCAATCAGCATGAAGAGAACTGCTACAAGCAGAATCGCCGGGCTCACTTCGTTGTGACGCCGTAA